The nucleotide window GAAAGAGCGAAGTCTTCAGCGTTTCCGCCCGCGCGTTTGGCCCACACCAGCTCGCCCCCCGGCCGTGGCAGCGCCCCCGGCTGTTCCGGCGCTGCCAGAACCCGCCACGCCTCCATCGTCCACACCGGCTGCGCCACCACCACCCAACCCGGCTGCGCCCGTGGGGCAAGACGTACCGGAGCCTCTCGAAGATCGCGCGCCTGATCACGCAGACGCATTGGAACGGATACCTGTTCTGGGGTCTGCAGCCGCGGACCGTTGCGGGCGCTGGCAAGGAGCGAGAATCATGAGCAAGCGTTCCAACGGCAAACCGGTCCCGGTATCCGAGACCAAGCGCTGCGCGATCTACACGCGCAAATCGACAGCGCATGGCCTCGAGCAGGAGTTCAGCTCCCTCGACGCCCAGCGCGAGGCCTGCGAGCGCTACGTCGAGGGCCAGGGCCATCTCGGCTGGCGTCTTCTTCCGGAGCGGTACGATGACGGCGGCTTCACCGGCGCCAACCTCGAGCGGCCCGCGTTCCAGCGGCTCATAGAGGACATCGAGGCGGGCAAGATCGACATCGTGGTCGTCTACAAGGTCGACCGCCTGTCGCGATCCCTGCTCGACTTCGCGCGTGTGATGGCCCGCTTCAACGATGCGGGCACGGCTTTCGTCAGCGTCACGCAGAACTTCTCGACGGCCGATGCCATGGGCCGGCTTACGCTCAACATGCTGATGAGCTTCGCCGAGTTCGAGCGCGAGATGATCGCCGAGCGCACGCGTGACAAGATCCACGCAGCGCGCCGGCGTGGCCAGTGGACGGGCGGCCAGGTCCCGACCGGCTATCGCGTCGAAGACAAGCGCCTCGTCATCGATGAGCTCGAAGCGTTGATCGTCCGCGAGACCTTCGAGCTCTACGAGCAGCACCGCTCCGCGCTCGCGGTGGCGCAACTCCTCAACGAGCGAGGCCGGACCACGAAGCGCCACAAGGCCAAGAACGGGAGGGTGCGCAAGGCGCGGCCCTGGTCGAAGGACGCCGTACTACGCATTCTCAAGAACGCCATCTACGCCGGCTACATGCCCTGTGGCGACGAGCTTCACGACGGCGAGCATGAAGGCCTCATCGCTCGCGACCGGTTTCGCCGCGTGCAAGCGCTGCTCGACAGCCGGCGCGGCACCACATCATCTCGTGGCCGCAACCCCGAGTACCGGAGCACGGGACGCCACTGCCATCCGAACGCTTCGCTGCGGCACAGCAGATGAAGGACGCAGGCTGGCCGGTCCGCTTTCGCCTCGACCCGATGGTCCCGTATCCCCGGTGGCGCTCGGGCTACACCGCGGCCATCCGACAGATCAATCAGGTGGCGCCCGAGATGGTGACCCTCGGTGCGCTGCGCGCCACGTCGGCCAAGTCACTTCGAGGAGCCGCCAAGAGGAACGGGCGCGACGACAGCATCTTCGACTACCTCACCGAGGAGCGAGACCCGTCGGGTTTCAAGTATCGGATCCCGTTCGAGGTTCAGGTCCAGCTCTTCCGGTACGCCATCGACAAGCTCGCGTCTGCTATCGTGCCCGCGCTCTGCAAGGAGGATCGGGC belongs to Pseudomonadota bacterium and includes:
- a CDS encoding recombinase family protein yields the protein MSKRSNGKPVPVSETKRCAIYTRKSTAHGLEQEFSSLDAQREACERYVEGQGHLGWRLLPERYDDGGFTGANLERPAFQRLIEDIEAGKIDIVVVYKVDRLSRSLLDFARVMARFNDAGTAFVSVTQNFSTADAMGRLTLNMLMSFAEFEREMIAERTRDKIHAARRRGQWTGGQVPTGYRVEDKRLVIDELEALIVRETFELYEQHRSALAVAQLLNERGRTTKRHKAKNGRVRKARPWSKDAVLRILKNAIYAGYMPCGDELHDGEHEGLIARDRFRRVQALLDSRRGTTSSRGRNPEYRSTGRHCHPNASLRHSR
- a CDS encoding DUF2924 domain-containing protein, which translates into the protein MTQTHWNGYLFWGLQPRTVAGAGKERES